In Entelurus aequoreus isolate RoL-2023_Sb linkage group LG02, RoL_Eaeq_v1.1, whole genome shotgun sequence, one genomic interval encodes:
- the ppfibp2a gene encoding liprin-beta-2 isoform X2, protein MLLFFKFFLIPSKSGEKLLSGQQPLEVQDCKSQHQKTTSRVESTSKAPELTDIVGVEGCDKEHEKHALAIQTRLQEGEVNHQSSDNSESYQERLSRLEGDKESLILQVGVLTNKVEAQEVKISDLQSSVVKHRFKLNATEEMLQQELVQRTSLEKQKLSLMGEVSYLKLKLADMEEKPGQDTERQHKAETLLRELKSLKDKVERLEDEKIECEKRLKATKVEISGLQQRLLSKDEEIESLHTQLLARPPLSTESSERDEELQRLKSDIKSLEAAHDEKDRRLEELTLLLNQCRQFRDLPHNTRQAPPAGRSLLNGRTHSSSSEEEEQGQRRNADSASAKSEDVKSDISTTSAFFYQTSPASQKDNDCRQETHASSSSMNDLPDGQKQKRDSRSPMLPARSSPTDSSTERSPDDSEDGDFSQMKSEKVNNGTGTNSPPGQRTVGSPDYIKTNRSLRRLWGKLRRTHSGGTQASDSDAGPFTRGGFRATAGARLTRTPESQNSVCDINLPFSQWGRDQVCSWLEDYGLGQYVNLTRQWVESGQTLIAATPQDLEKEMGMKHPLHRKKLQLALRAFTNKVSEKSAALDHIWVTRWLDDIGLPQYKDQFHEARVDGRMIQYITVNDLLSLKVTSQLHHLSIKCAIHVLHANKFNPHCLRRRPGEEKQPSPSEVVQWSNHRVMEWLRAVDLAEYAPNLRGSGVHGGLIILEPRFSPETLALLLNIPPQKTLLRRHLAMAFATLVGAQATQEKREYGNATGHMPLTTTAKVKPKKLGFTQFSHLRKRKPDESADYICPIEGGALSFKGVSRLPSAALRDISPNLDRQPKKQEQSEGNTWLTPTNSH, encoded by the exons atgctgctctttttcaagTTTTTTCtcataccaa GTAAAAGTGGAGAAAAGCTCCTTAGTGGTCAGCAGCCATTAGAGGTTCAAGACTGCAAGTCCCAGCACCAAAAAACGACATCACGAGTCGAGTCCACTTCAAAGGCACCGGAGCTGACTGACATCGTGGGGGTGGAGGGGTGTGATAAAGAACATGAGAAACATGCGCTGGCCATACAGACGCGGCTGCAAGAAGGCGAG GTAAACCACCAGTCTTCAGACAACAGTGAGTCCTACCAGGAGCGTTTATCACGTCTGGAGGGAGACAAAGAATCTCTCATTCTGCAG GTTGGTGTGCTGACAAACAAGGTAGAGGCTCAGGAAGTAAAAATCAGCGACCTGCAGAGTTCAGTGGTGAAGCATCGATTCAAACTCAATGCCACAGAGGAGATGCTGCAACAG GAACTAGTGCAAAGGACGTCACTGGAGAAACAGAAGCTGAGTCTCATGGGGGAAGTGTCCTACCTGAAACTGAAGCTGGCAGACATGGAGGAGAAACCAGGCCAAGATACAGAGAGGCAGCACAAAGCAGAG ACTTTGCTGAGGGAGCTCAAGAGTCTCAAGGACAAGGTGGAACGCCTGGAAGATGAGAAGATAGAGTGTGAGAAAAGACTGAAAGCCACCAAG GTGGAGATCAGCGGCCTTCAACAGCGTCTCCTCAGTAAGGACGAGGAGATTGAGAGCTTGCACACTCAGCTGCTGGCGAGACCACCACTCTCCACTGAGAGCTCTGAGAGag ACGAGGAGCTGCAAAGGCTTAAGAGTGACATTAAATCCTTGGAAGCGGCTCATGATGAAAAG GACCGGCGGCTTGAAGAGCTCACTTTGCTCTTAAACCAGTGCAGGCAATTCAGAGATCTACCGCACAACACCAGGCAAG CTCCACCTGCTGGTCGTTCACTGTTAAACGGAAGGACACATTCCAGCAGCAGTGAGGAAGAGGAGCAGGGCCAGAGAAGGAATGCTGACTCAGCCAGTGCAAAGTCTGAAGATGTCAAGTCTGAT ATTTCCACAACCAGCGCTTTCTTTTATCAAACATCACCTGCCTCTCAGAAGGACAATGACTGCAG ACAGGAGACACACGCATCATCAAGTAGCATGAATGATTTACCAGACGGCCAGAAACAGaag AGAGACAGCAGGAGTCCTATGCTGCCGGCTCGTTCGTCTCCCACTGACAGCAGCACTGAGCGGTCGCCAGATGACAGTGAAGATGGAGACTTCAGCCAAA TGAAGTCGGAGAAAGTGAACAACGGCACTGGGACAAATTCACCACCAGGCCAGAGGACCGTGGGCTCGCCAGACTATATTAAGACTAACCGGAGCCTCAGGAGGCTGTGGGGGAA ACTTCGAAGAACACATTCTGGAGGAACACAAGCATCGGACTCAGATGCTGGACCTTTCACAAGAGGGGGTTTCCGTGCCACAGCAGGAGCCAGACTGACTCGCACCCCTGAGTCTCAAAACTCTGTATG TGACATAAATCTGCCATTCAGCCAGTGGGGTAGGGATCAAGTGTGCAGCTGGTTGGAGGACTATGGACTGGGCCAGTATGTCAACCTGACTAGGCAGTGGGTTGAAAGTGGACAGACACTAATTGCTGCCACGCCTCAGGATCTTGAGAAG GAGATGGGAATGAAGCATCCTCTGCACAGGAAGAAACTGCAGTTGGCGTTGAGGGCATTTACCAATAAAGTATCGGAGAAGTCAGCAGCCCTGGACCACATCTGGGTTACCC GATGGCTGGATGATATTGGCTTGCCTCAGTATAAAGACCAGTTCCATGAAGCTCGTGTAGACGGCCGCATGATACAATACATTACTGTG AATGACCTCTTGAGCCTAAAGGTGACCAGTCAGCTTCATCATCTTAGCATTAAATGTGCCATCCACGTCCTCCACGCTAACAAGTTCAACCCCCACTGCCTACGCCGCAGACCAGGGGAAGAG aAGCAGCCTTCTCCCTCAGAGGTGGTGCAGTGGTCAAACCACCGTGTGATGGAGTGGCTTCGAGCTGTTGATCTTGCAGAGTATGCACCTAACCTTCGGGGTAGTGGTGTCCATGGTGGACTGATT ATCCTGGAGCCTCGCTTCAGCCCAGAGACGTTGGCCCTGCTGCTAAATATTCCTCCACAGAAGACTTTGCTACGACGCCACCTGGCCATGGCGTTCGCTACTCTGGTGGGGGCTCAGGCCACGCAGGAGAAGAGAGAGTACGGCAATGCTACAGGCCACATGCCCCTCACTACCACAGCTAAAGTGAAG
- the ppfibp2a gene encoding liprin-beta-2 isoform X3 — MENDIDFYKHFAWLKKVNHQSSDNSESYQERLSRLEGDKESLILQVGVLTNKVEAQEVKISDLQSSVVKHRFKLNATEEMLQQELVQRTSLEKQKLSLMGEVSYLKLKLADMEEKPGQDTERQHKAETLLRELKSLKDKVERLEDEKIECEKRLKATKVEISGLQQRLLSKDEEIESLHTQLLARPPLSTESSERDEELQRLKSDIKSLEAAHDEKDRRLEELTLLLNQCRQFRDLPHNTRQAPPAGRSLLNGRTHSSSSEEEEQGQRRNADSASAKSEDVKSDISTTSAFFYQTSPASQKDNDCRQETHASSSSMNDLPDGQKQKRDSRSPMLPARSSPTDSSTERSPDDSEDGDFSQMKSEKVNNGTGTNSPPGQRTVGSPDYIKTNRSLRRLWGKLRRTHSGGTQASDSDAGPFTRGGFRATAGARLTRTPESQNSVCDINLPFSQWGRDQVCSWLEDYGLGQYVNLTRQWVESGQTLIAATPQDLEKEMGMKHPLHRKKLQLALRAFTNKVSEKSAALDHIWVTRWLDDIGLPQYKDQFHEARVDGRMIQYITVNDLLSLKVTSQLHHLSIKCAIHVLHANKFNPHCLRRRPGEEKQPSPSEVVQWSNHRVMEWLRAVDLAEYAPNLRGSGVHGGLIILEPRFSPETLALLLNIPPQKTLLRRHLAMAFATLVGAQATQEKREYGNATGHMPLTTTAKVKPKKLGFTQFSHLRKRKPDESADYICPIEGGALSFKGVSRLPSAALRDISPNLDRQPKKQEQSEGNTWLTPTNSH; from the exons ATGGAGAATGACATTGACTTCTACAAACACTTTGCTTGGCTTAAAAAG GTAAACCACCAGTCTTCAGACAACAGTGAGTCCTACCAGGAGCGTTTATCACGTCTGGAGGGAGACAAAGAATCTCTCATTCTGCAG GTTGGTGTGCTGACAAACAAGGTAGAGGCTCAGGAAGTAAAAATCAGCGACCTGCAGAGTTCAGTGGTGAAGCATCGATTCAAACTCAATGCCACAGAGGAGATGCTGCAACAG GAACTAGTGCAAAGGACGTCACTGGAGAAACAGAAGCTGAGTCTCATGGGGGAAGTGTCCTACCTGAAACTGAAGCTGGCAGACATGGAGGAGAAACCAGGCCAAGATACAGAGAGGCAGCACAAAGCAGAG ACTTTGCTGAGGGAGCTCAAGAGTCTCAAGGACAAGGTGGAACGCCTGGAAGATGAGAAGATAGAGTGTGAGAAAAGACTGAAAGCCACCAAG GTGGAGATCAGCGGCCTTCAACAGCGTCTCCTCAGTAAGGACGAGGAGATTGAGAGCTTGCACACTCAGCTGCTGGCGAGACCACCACTCTCCACTGAGAGCTCTGAGAGag ACGAGGAGCTGCAAAGGCTTAAGAGTGACATTAAATCCTTGGAAGCGGCTCATGATGAAAAG GACCGGCGGCTTGAAGAGCTCACTTTGCTCTTAAACCAGTGCAGGCAATTCAGAGATCTACCGCACAACACCAGGCAAG CTCCACCTGCTGGTCGTTCACTGTTAAACGGAAGGACACATTCCAGCAGCAGTGAGGAAGAGGAGCAGGGCCAGAGAAGGAATGCTGACTCAGCCAGTGCAAAGTCTGAAGATGTCAAGTCTGAT ATTTCCACAACCAGCGCTTTCTTTTATCAAACATCACCTGCCTCTCAGAAGGACAATGACTGCAG ACAGGAGACACACGCATCATCAAGTAGCATGAATGATTTACCAGACGGCCAGAAACAGaag AGAGACAGCAGGAGTCCTATGCTGCCGGCTCGTTCGTCTCCCACTGACAGCAGCACTGAGCGGTCGCCAGATGACAGTGAAGATGGAGACTTCAGCCAAA TGAAGTCGGAGAAAGTGAACAACGGCACTGGGACAAATTCACCACCAGGCCAGAGGACCGTGGGCTCGCCAGACTATATTAAGACTAACCGGAGCCTCAGGAGGCTGTGGGGGAA ACTTCGAAGAACACATTCTGGAGGAACACAAGCATCGGACTCAGATGCTGGACCTTTCACAAGAGGGGGTTTCCGTGCCACAGCAGGAGCCAGACTGACTCGCACCCCTGAGTCTCAAAACTCTGTATG TGACATAAATCTGCCATTCAGCCAGTGGGGTAGGGATCAAGTGTGCAGCTGGTTGGAGGACTATGGACTGGGCCAGTATGTCAACCTGACTAGGCAGTGGGTTGAAAGTGGACAGACACTAATTGCTGCCACGCCTCAGGATCTTGAGAAG GAGATGGGAATGAAGCATCCTCTGCACAGGAAGAAACTGCAGTTGGCGTTGAGGGCATTTACCAATAAAGTATCGGAGAAGTCAGCAGCCCTGGACCACATCTGGGTTACCC GATGGCTGGATGATATTGGCTTGCCTCAGTATAAAGACCAGTTCCATGAAGCTCGTGTAGACGGCCGCATGATACAATACATTACTGTG AATGACCTCTTGAGCCTAAAGGTGACCAGTCAGCTTCATCATCTTAGCATTAAATGTGCCATCCACGTCCTCCACGCTAACAAGTTCAACCCCCACTGCCTACGCCGCAGACCAGGGGAAGAG aAGCAGCCTTCTCCCTCAGAGGTGGTGCAGTGGTCAAACCACCGTGTGATGGAGTGGCTTCGAGCTGTTGATCTTGCAGAGTATGCACCTAACCTTCGGGGTAGTGGTGTCCATGGTGGACTGATT ATCCTGGAGCCTCGCTTCAGCCCAGAGACGTTGGCCCTGCTGCTAAATATTCCTCCACAGAAGACTTTGCTACGACGCCACCTGGCCATGGCGTTCGCTACTCTGGTGGGGGCTCAGGCCACGCAGGAGAAGAGAGAGTACGGCAATGCTACAGGCCACATGCCCCTCACTACCACAGCTAAAGTGAAG